In one Saccharibacillus brassicae genomic region, the following are encoded:
- a CDS encoding ABC transporter ATP-binding protein, producing the protein MPNALTEAFRQPRPPVIGDPSKASGEYKKKKRAKNVSGTLVRIWKYLARRKLKLGLVLFMVLISSALSLLGPYMIGVAVDDYLGGDGALWGLGWAGFLLVLGVVYLLSPLTMFLQSIWMIEIAQETVYRMRVDLFSHLHKLPIPFFGKRQQGELMSRVTNDMENVSGTLNSSAIQIFSSILILFGTLGVMLSLSPLLTLLTFIVVPLMALGMRWITRRTGPLFKERQSNLGDLNGYIEETLSGQRIIKAFSQEDRVKREFAERNERIRLSGFWAQTISGMIPKLMNSLNNLSFALVAGIGGILAINGQVTIGVIIVFVEYARQFTRPLNDLANQWNTLLSAIAGAERVFEIMDEEVENKDEGQASKLDKIEGAVKFEDVSFGYDEGQTTLSDISFEAKPGETIALVGPTGAGKTTLIQLLSRFYDASSGRITIDGREIGSIQRENLRSHMAFVLQDTFLFEGTIRENIRYGRLDATDEEIEEAAKLANAHSFIVRLQGGYDKKLTNGGSGISQGQKQLLAIARAMLADPAILVLDEATSSIDTVTEIKIQQGLQRLMKGRTSFVIAHRLNTIRQADQILVLKDGGLLEHGSHDELLAQGGFYSGLYNGQGVQEEAGD; encoded by the coding sequence ATGCCTAACGCGCTGACCGAAGCCTTCCGCCAGCCGCGGCCGCCCGTAATCGGCGACCCGTCGAAGGCAAGCGGCGAATACAAAAAGAAAAAGCGGGCCAAAAACGTCTCGGGTACGCTCGTGCGGATCTGGAAATACCTGGCCCGCCGGAAACTCAAACTCGGGCTCGTCCTGTTCATGGTACTGATCAGCTCGGCGCTGTCGCTGCTCGGTCCGTACATGATCGGGGTCGCGGTCGACGATTATCTGGGCGGGGACGGAGCGCTGTGGGGACTCGGCTGGGCCGGATTCCTGCTCGTGCTCGGCGTCGTCTACCTGCTCAGCCCGCTGACGATGTTCCTCCAGAGCATCTGGATGATCGAGATCGCGCAGGAGACCGTGTACCGGATGCGGGTCGATCTTTTTTCCCATCTGCACAAGCTTCCGATTCCGTTCTTCGGCAAGCGCCAGCAGGGCGAACTGATGAGCCGGGTCACGAACGATATGGAAAACGTCAGCGGCACGCTCAACAGCTCGGCGATCCAGATCTTCTCCAGCATTCTGATCCTGTTCGGGACGCTTGGCGTCATGCTGTCGCTCAGCCCGCTGCTTACGCTGCTGACCTTTATCGTCGTGCCGCTGATGGCGCTCGGCATGCGCTGGATCACGCGGCGCACCGGACCGCTGTTCAAAGAGCGCCAGAGCAATCTCGGCGATCTGAACGGGTATATCGAAGAGACGCTGTCCGGCCAGCGTATTATCAAAGCCTTTTCCCAGGAAGACCGGGTCAAACGCGAATTCGCGGAACGCAATGAACGTATCCGCTTGTCCGGCTTCTGGGCGCAGACCATTTCCGGCATGATTCCGAAGCTGATGAACAGCCTGAACAACCTGAGCTTCGCGCTCGTGGCGGGCATCGGCGGCATTCTGGCCATCAACGGCCAGGTGACGATCGGCGTCATCATCGTGTTCGTCGAATACGCGCGCCAGTTCACCCGGCCGCTGAACGATCTGGCGAACCAGTGGAACACGCTGCTGTCGGCGATCGCCGGCGCGGAGCGCGTGTTCGAGATCATGGACGAAGAAGTGGAGAACAAGGACGAAGGCCAGGCGTCGAAGCTCGACAAGATCGAAGGCGCGGTCAAGTTCGAAGACGTGTCGTTCGGATACGACGAAGGGCAGACGACGCTGTCGGACATCTCGTTCGAAGCGAAGCCCGGCGAGACGATCGCCCTCGTCGGCCCGACCGGCGCGGGCAAGACGACGCTGATCCAGCTGCTGTCGCGCTTCTATGACGCCAGCAGCGGCCGGATCACGATCGACGGCCGCGAGATCGGCAGTATCCAGCGCGAGAACCTGCGCTCGCATATGGCGTTTGTGCTGCAGGACACGTTCCTGTTCGAAGGCACGATCCGCGAAAATATCCGCTACGGCCGTCTCGACGCGACAGACGAAGAGATCGAAGAAGCGGCCAAGCTCGCTAACGCGCATTCGTTTATCGTCCGGCTGCAGGGCGGGTACGACAAGAAGCTGACCAACGGCGGCAGCGGCATCAGCCAGGGGCAGAAGCAGCTGCTCGCGATCGCCCGGGCGATGCTCGCCGATCCGGCGATTCTCGTTCTCGACGAAGCGACGAGCAGTATCGACACCGTGACCGAGATCAAGATCCAGCAGGGCCTTCAGCGCCTGATGAAGGGACGTACCAGCTTCGTTATCGCCCACCGCCTGAACACGATCCGCCAGGCCGACCAGATTCTCGTCCTCAAGGACGGGGGCCTGCTCGAACACGGCTCGCACGACGAACTGCTGGCGCAGGGCGGCTTCTACAGCGGCCTGTACAACGGGCAGGGCGTGCAGGAAGAAGCGGGGGATTGA
- a CDS encoding sigma-70 family RNA polymerase sigma factor yields the protein MVVPVDRANLYGEYRPLLFSLAYRMLGTSSDAEDAVQDVFLRLEEHPPGDKAYMKAYLCKMTVNRCLDLLKRLRLQRELYIGPWLPEPVSTEADDPSAAYLRGEGISFAILLLLETLDPAERAVYILREAFAFDYKAIAEATGRSEAACRQTMSRLRPKIEAAQPPGELMSADEAAPLVLQFLHAARTGDLAGMLELLHRDAVLRSDGGGKVSAAVRPIAGAQAVAAFLGGLARKFAGAPDSAGRPGEAEAARVSAASEQPASPDGPASAPAAAFGWLSLNDQPGLLFRIDGQVDTALVIEASAGRIRALYLMRNPEKLHGLRGGGS from the coding sequence ATGGTCGTGCCCGTTGATCGAGCTAATCTTTACGGCGAATATCGGCCGCTGCTGTTCTCGCTGGCGTATCGGATGCTTGGCACATCTTCGGATGCCGAAGACGCCGTGCAGGACGTTTTCCTGCGTCTGGAAGAGCATCCGCCCGGCGACAAAGCGTATATGAAAGCCTATTTATGCAAAATGACGGTCAACCGCTGTCTGGATCTGTTGAAAAGGCTGCGGCTGCAGCGCGAACTTTATATCGGTCCGTGGCTGCCCGAGCCGGTCTCGACCGAAGCCGACGATCCGTCGGCGGCTTACCTGCGGGGCGAGGGCATCTCTTTCGCGATCCTGCTGCTGCTGGAGACGCTGGACCCCGCGGAGCGGGCCGTCTATATTTTGCGGGAAGCGTTCGCGTTCGATTACAAAGCGATCGCCGAAGCGACAGGCCGTTCGGAAGCGGCCTGCCGCCAGACGATGAGCCGCCTGCGGCCGAAGATTGAGGCAGCTCAGCCGCCCGGGGAGCTGATGTCCGCGGACGAAGCCGCTCCGCTCGTGCTGCAATTTCTGCACGCGGCGCGCACCGGCGATCTGGCCGGTATGCTCGAACTGCTGCACCGCGATGCCGTGCTGCGCTCCGACGGAGGCGGCAAAGTGTCGGCCGCGGTCCGGCCGATTGCCGGGGCGCAGGCGGTCGCGGCGTTCCTGGGCGGACTGGCGCGAAAGTTCGCGGGCGCGCCGGATTCGGCCGGCCGGCCCGGCGAAGCGGAGGCGGCGAGAGTTTCGGCGGCTTCGGAACAGCCGGCATCGCCGGACGGCCCGGCGTCCGCGCCGGCTGCGGCGTTCGGCTGGCTGTCGCTGAACGACCAGCCCGGCCTGTTGTTCCGGATCGACGGACAGGTCGATACGGCGCTCGTCATCGAAGCGTCGGCCGGCCGGATTCGGGCGTTGTACCTGATGCGCAATCCCGAGAAGCTGCACGGTCTGCGCGGGGGCGGAAGCTGA
- the infC gene encoding translation initiation factor IF-3, protein MIKNDKIKAAEVDVTGVNGEALGVMATSEALKLARELGVDLLCTSLYSSPPPCSLISSGKAKEAKQQEKKAARPSKVKEIRLTANIEEHDYDTKKNQAQRILAGGDSVQFVVKVSGKDGAKAKERLEELLRDLQGTGVRKTGIQVSGKQAAVQVDPV, encoded by the coding sequence ATGATCAAAAACGACAAAATCAAAGCCGCCGAAGTCGACGTGACCGGCGTAAACGGCGAAGCGCTCGGCGTCATGGCGACAAGCGAAGCGCTCAAGCTGGCTAGAGAACTCGGCGTGGACCTTCTCTGCACCTCGCTCTATTCCAGCCCGCCTCCCTGCTCCCTGATCTCTTCCGGCAAAGCAAAAGAAGCCAAACAGCAGGAGAAAAAAGCGGCCCGGCCGTCCAAGGTCAAAGAAATCCGGCTGACCGCCAACATCGAAGAACACGACTACGACACGAAAAAGAACCAGGCCCAGCGCATCCTCGCCGGCGGCGACTCCGTCCAGTTCGTCGTCAAAGTGTCCGGCAAAGACGGCGCGAAAGCCAAAGAACGGCTGGAAGAACTGCTCCGCGACCTGCAAGGAACCGGCGTCCGCAAAACCGGCATCCAGGTCAGCGGCAAGCAGGCGGCGGTGCAGGTGGACCCGGTGTAG
- a CDS encoding type II toxin-antitoxin system HicB family antitoxin has product MMEYKGYLGHAEFDNEARILHGEVVNIRDVVTFQARSVDEMEQAFHDSVDDYLEFCAEEEAEPNKPFSGKLMLRLAPEQHRSVATAARIAGKSINAWIAERITEDAESEIRKRTAKAAERA; this is encoded by the coding sequence ATGATGGAGTACAAAGGCTATCTGGGTCATGCCGAATTCGACAACGAAGCCCGGATTTTACACGGAGAAGTCGTGAATATTCGGGATGTCGTGACTTTTCAGGCGCGTTCGGTAGACGAAATGGAACAGGCTTTTCACGACTCGGTAGACGACTATTTGGAATTTTGCGCGGAAGAAGAGGCAGAGCCGAATAAGCCGTTTTCGGGAAAATTAATGCTGCGCCTGGCTCCCGAGCAGCATCGTTCCGTAGCAACCGCGGCCCGGATTGCAGGCAAAAGTATCAACGCCTGGATCGCGGAGCGAATTACCGAAGACGCGGAATCCGAGATTCGCAAGCGTACAGCCAAAGCTGCGGAACGCGCTTAA
- a CDS encoding ABC transporter permease: MENSAETGKGGRLLQRKKAERSGLGSFKKNGFLYLLLAPALLLTLVFKYVPMYGAIIAFKEFSPIRGIMNSEWAGLKYFEKFLYSPNFEVIFMNTLKLSFYGLLFGFPIPILLALMLNQVRKAGAKKNIQLFLYAPNFVSVVVIAGMLFIFLSPTGPINAIATWVFGQPLMFMTDPAYFRWVYILSDIWATAGWASIIYVAALAGVDPELHNAASLDGASLMRRIWHIDLPTIKPIMAIVFILAAGGIMSIGFEKAYLLQTSMNLPSSEIIATYVYKVGLQSGDYSYSAAVGLFNSVINVILLLTVNFVVKKLNDNQGLY; this comes from the coding sequence ATGGAAAACTCGGCAGAGACCGGAAAAGGCGGCCGGCTGCTTCAACGCAAAAAGGCGGAACGCAGCGGACTGGGCTCGTTCAAGAAGAACGGCTTTCTGTACCTTTTGCTTGCGCCGGCGCTTTTATTGACTCTGGTTTTCAAATACGTTCCGATGTACGGCGCCATTATCGCCTTCAAGGAGTTCAGCCCGATTCGGGGCATCATGAACAGCGAGTGGGCGGGATTGAAGTATTTCGAAAAGTTTTTGTACTCGCCCAATTTCGAAGTCATTTTTATGAACACGCTTAAATTGAGTTTTTACGGGCTGCTGTTCGGCTTCCCGATTCCGATCCTGCTTGCGCTGATGCTCAATCAGGTCCGCAAAGCCGGAGCCAAAAAAAATATCCAGCTGTTCCTCTACGCGCCGAACTTCGTATCGGTCGTCGTCATCGCCGGGATGCTGTTCATCTTCTTGTCCCCGACGGGACCGATCAACGCGATCGCGACCTGGGTGTTCGGCCAGCCGCTGATGTTCATGACCGATCCCGCCTACTTCCGCTGGGTGTACATCCTGTCGGACATCTGGGCGACCGCTGGCTGGGCGTCGATCATCTACGTCGCGGCACTGGCCGGCGTCGATCCGGAGCTGCACAACGCGGCCAGCCTCGACGGGGCGAGCCTGATGCGGCGCATCTGGCATATCGACCTGCCGACGATCAAGCCGATCATGGCGATCGTGTTCATTCTCGCGGCGGGCGGCATCATGTCGATCGGCTTCGAGAAAGCGTATCTGCTGCAAACGTCGATGAACCTGCCGTCTTCCGAGATCATCGCGACCTACGTCTACAAAGTCGGCCTGCAATCCGGCGATTATTCGTACTCGGCGGCCGTCGGATTGTTCAACTCCGTCATTAACGTCATCCTGCTGCTCACCGTTAACTTCGTCGTCAAAAAGCTCAACGACAATCAGGGCCTTTACTAA
- a CDS encoding GNAT family N-acetyltransferase, whose amino-acid sequence MNENDKEMTPAQIQAQTQPQPQPQAQMEFSSAAAGMIGSVESTGSVGSVGSVGSNGSNASDDGTSEGALFDFKHFPRLETPRLILREAKPEDRDGLFALYADEEVMRYMPLDPFRSVEEADDELGWHARIFREGTGIRWMIEDRDSGEFAGTCGFLGIEREHNRMEIGYDLAPAFWGRGLMPEAVRAVLGFGFGPLGANKIEARVDPGNAASIRLMDKLGFVQEGLLRQHEYEKGRYVDLAAYSILKSEYGPNPVLTLPKNG is encoded by the coding sequence ATGAACGAAAACGACAAGGAAATGACTCCGGCGCAGATACAGGCGCAGACACAACCACAACCACAACCACAAGCGCAGATGGAGTTCTCCTCGGCTGCAGCCGGAATGATCGGATCAGTGGAATCAACTGGATCAGTTGGATCAGTTGGATCAGTTGGATCAAACGGATCAAACGCTTCTGACGACGGCACCAGCGAAGGCGCGCTGTTCGATTTCAAGCATTTCCCGCGTCTGGAGACGCCGCGGCTGATTCTGCGCGAAGCGAAGCCGGAAGACCGCGACGGACTGTTCGCGCTGTACGCCGACGAGGAAGTGATGCGCTACATGCCGCTCGATCCGTTCCGTTCGGTCGAAGAAGCGGACGACGAGCTGGGCTGGCACGCCCGCATTTTCCGCGAAGGCACCGGCATTCGCTGGATGATCGAAGACCGCGACTCCGGCGAGTTTGCCGGAACGTGCGGCTTCCTCGGCATCGAGCGGGAGCATAACCGGATGGAGATCGGCTACGACCTGGCGCCCGCTTTCTGGGGCCGGGGCCTGATGCCGGAAGCGGTGCGCGCCGTTCTCGGCTTCGGCTTCGGGCCACTCGGCGCGAACAAGATCGAAGCGCGGGTCGACCCCGGCAACGCCGCTTCGATCCGCCTTATGGACAAGCTCGGCTTTGTTCAAGAAGGGCTGCTGCGCCAGCACGAATACGAAAAAGGCCGCTACGTGGACCTTGCGGCTTACTCGATACTGAAGAGTGAATACGGGCCGAATCCGGTTTTGACTTTGCCAAAAAACGGCTGA
- a CDS encoding NAD(P)/FAD-dependent oxidoreductase → MDANKNMNRNMNKNMNRNGNKRQAGSAENDVQKGETAGDEPRGDLLREAKGNDDEAKKRPAGGTPAGEARAHAAATRNSPVREAPVIVVIGGGYAGLQTLFALKKELRLKAANKAERDSAADACGGHSGQRERTPTPAPVEGRAAGARLILIDRHASHLRKVLLFRGAVHPEKMQVPFANLARHGFEFLQADVRSIHSAERKLELKRPDGSRETLLYDRLVVATGSVPRTAIEERGGFDLSDPADTDRIRAALGAWRGAAVGAGAGGADAAGQARKAAAPEPEHRSPRSVVVGGGLSGIELAAEWADELLRRRRDSGLAADTPVVTLVNAGERLLPQASAEAGARLERELRAAGVALLHGRRAVRFMDGQVELEGGERLPADLCVWALGLQASPAAASWGLPVDEAGRIVVDASLRIGGWDGCHAVGDCARIVDPATGRIEGMSCREGTSQAKWLAKAIRAELEGRPGPVYRSAPLVLCASLGPNRGFAWTRLHGRDLVLTGSLGLLARRYTWKLVDLLPD, encoded by the coding sequence ATGGACGCGAACAAGAACATGAACAGGAACATGAACAAGAACATGAACAGGAATGGGAACAAGCGGCAGGCGGGAAGTGCGGAGAACGATGTGCAAAAAGGGGAAACGGCAGGCGATGAGCCGCGAGGCGATCTTCTGCGGGAAGCGAAGGGCAACGACGATGAGGCCAAAAAAAGGCCAGCCGGCGGAACTCCGGCAGGCGAAGCCCGGGCGCATGCCGCTGCGACAAGAAACAGTCCGGTCCGGGAAGCGCCGGTCATCGTCGTGATCGGCGGCGGCTACGCGGGTTTGCAGACGCTTTTCGCGCTCAAGAAGGAACTGCGCCTCAAAGCGGCGAACAAAGCGGAGAGAGACTCCGCGGCGGACGCCTGCGGCGGACATTCCGGGCAGCGGGAACGGACGCCGACGCCTGCGCCTGTCGAAGGCAGGGCCGCCGGAGCACGGCTGATTCTGATCGACCGCCATGCGTCGCATTTGCGCAAAGTGCTGCTGTTTCGCGGCGCCGTGCATCCGGAAAAGATGCAGGTGCCGTTCGCGAACCTGGCACGGCACGGGTTCGAATTCCTGCAGGCGGACGTGCGGAGTATTCACTCCGCGGAGCGGAAGCTGGAGTTGAAGCGGCCGGACGGCAGCCGCGAGACGCTTCTCTACGACCGGCTGGTCGTCGCGACCGGCAGCGTGCCCCGAACCGCTATCGAGGAGCGGGGCGGCTTCGATCTGTCGGACCCGGCGGACACGGACCGCATTCGGGCCGCGCTGGGCGCTTGGCGAGGCGCTGCCGTCGGTGCCGGCGCCGGCGGAGCCGACGCAGCGGGCCAAGCACGGAAAGCTGCCGCGCCGGAGCCGGAGCACCGATCGCCGCGCTCGGTCGTCGTCGGCGGAGGACTGTCCGGCATCGAACTTGCGGCCGAGTGGGCGGACGAGCTGCTGCGCCGCCGGCGCGACAGCGGGCTGGCGGCGGATACGCCCGTCGTGACGCTGGTCAACGCCGGCGAGCGGCTGCTGCCGCAGGCGTCGGCCGAAGCGGGCGCACGCCTGGAGCGGGAGCTGCGCGCGGCGGGCGTCGCGCTGCTGCACGGCCGCCGGGCTGTCCGTTTCATGGACGGGCAGGTGGAACTTGAAGGCGGCGAACGGCTTCCCGCCGATCTGTGCGTATGGGCGCTTGGGCTGCAGGCGAGTCCCGCCGCGGCGAGCTGGGGGCTTCCGGTCGACGAAGCCGGCCGGATCGTTGTCGATGCGTCGCTGCGCATCGGCGGTTGGGACGGCTGTCATGCCGTGGGGGACTGCGCCCGGATCGTCGATCCCGCGACCGGCCGGATCGAAGGCATGAGCTGCCGGGAAGGCACGTCCCAGGCCAAATGGCTGGCCAAAGCGATCCGCGCCGAGCTGGAAGGGCGGCCCGGGCCGGTATACCGGTCCGCGCCGCTCGTGCTCTGCGCTTCGCTCGGACCGAACCGGGGCTTTGCGTGGACGCGGCTGCACGGCCGGGACCTCGTATTGACCGGCTCGCTCGGCCTGCTGGCGCGGCGGTATACGTGGAAGCTGGTCGATCTGCTGCCGGATTGA
- a CDS encoding pyridoxamine 5'-phosphate oxidase family protein: protein MDTGRLPGLNDALYALLDGTDLGGKTHIALTLHTVDEEGYPHQAMVSAGEVWAEDQNRLRIALWIGTGTTANLLRSGRALLAVVHGGVSYTARLRAEALPELAGARHPRARFAADVTDVRADVAKYATLTGGITIDLHDPQAVVERWQETLEELKR from the coding sequence ATGGATACCGGCCGTCTTCCCGGATTGAACGATGCGCTGTATGCGCTGCTCGACGGAACCGATCTTGGCGGGAAAACGCATATCGCGCTGACGCTGCATACGGTCGACGAAGAAGGCTACCCGCATCAGGCGATGGTCAGCGCCGGCGAAGTATGGGCGGAAGACCAGAATCGGCTGCGCATCGCGCTGTGGATCGGCACGGGCACGACAGCCAATCTGCTGCGCAGCGGCCGGGCGCTGCTCGCGGTCGTGCACGGCGGCGTGTCCTACACGGCGCGGTTGCGCGCCGAAGCGCTGCCGGAGCTGGCAGGCGCGCGGCATCCGCGCGCGCGCTTTGCCGCGGACGTGACAGACGTGCGCGCGGACGTCGCCAAATACGCGACCCTGACCGGCGGCATCACGATCGACCTGCACGATCCGCAGGCGGTCGTCGAGCGCTGGCAGGAAACATTGGAGGAATTGAAGCGATGA
- a CDS encoding LacI family DNA-binding transcriptional regulator gives MAKEKVTIQQIADALGISRNTASKALNDSGGIPEETRARVIKKAIELKYKQFAYMESDGFLPKKTGNIALLTTNLPNTSHFGSQVISGLEKKISMEGYNLSIHIVRDDDRGERALPVNFDASGVDGIVCIELFDPVYSRLLTELGIPVIFIDCAADAAYPDFRADVLLMENEHSTYGMTRSLIEDGLTEIGFVGDFNHCKSFRERWIGYGRALADAGLDVPREQSILDEDRFFLFESDWMEQRLRQIGKLPQAFVCANDFIAVRLMRALKNGGLNVPADVRVCGFDDSPESRIVEPHLTTVHIFSSDMGVKAGEMLLSRIRNPQQPHQVTHLHTQPILRESTAGESSVNSAKPSMKRSDLP, from the coding sequence ATGGCCAAAGAGAAAGTGACGATTCAACAGATCGCGGACGCGCTGGGCATCTCGCGCAACACGGCTTCCAAAGCGCTGAACGACAGCGGCGGCATTCCCGAAGAGACCCGTGCCCGCGTCATCAAAAAAGCGATCGAGCTGAAATACAAACAGTTCGCGTATATGGAAAGCGACGGTTTTCTGCCCAAAAAAACAGGCAATATCGCGCTGCTGACGACCAATCTGCCGAACACGTCCCATTTCGGCTCGCAGGTCATCAGCGGACTGGAGAAGAAGATCAGCATGGAAGGCTACAATCTGTCGATCCATATCGTGCGGGACGACGATCGGGGCGAACGGGCGCTGCCCGTCAATTTCGACGCTTCGGGCGTGGACGGCATCGTCTGCATCGAATTGTTCGATCCCGTCTACAGCCGCCTGCTGACGGAACTTGGCATTCCGGTCATCTTTATCGACTGCGCGGCGGACGCGGCCTATCCGGACTTCCGGGCCGACGTCCTGCTGATGGAGAACGAACACAGCACCTACGGCATGACGCGCAGCCTGATCGAAGACGGCTTGACCGAAATCGGATTCGTCGGCGATTTCAATCATTGCAAAAGCTTCCGCGAGCGCTGGATCGGCTACGGACGCGCTCTGGCGGATGCGGGGCTTGACGTTCCGCGCGAACAGTCGATCCTCGACGAAGACCGCTTTTTCCTGTTCGAGAGCGACTGGATGGAGCAGCGGCTGCGGCAGATCGGAAAGCTTCCGCAGGCGTTCGTCTGCGCGAACGATTTTATCGCCGTCCGCCTGATGCGCGCGCTCAAAAACGGCGGCCTGAACGTCCCCGCCGACGTGCGCGTCTGCGGCTTCGACGACTCGCCCGAATCGCGGATCGTGGAGCCGCATCTGACGACGGTGCATATCTTCAGCAGCGACATGGGCGTCAAAGCCGGCGAAATGCTGCTGTCGCGCATCCGCAATCCGCAGCAGCCGCATCAGGTCACCCACCTGCACACCCAACCGATTCTCCGGGAATCGACGGCGGGCGAATCTTCCGTGAATTCCGCCAAACCTTCAATGAAACGGAGCGATCTTCCATGA
- a CDS encoding ABC transporter ATP-binding protein, whose product MSLVFAFLKKYRTASLLALLMMVIELAVELAQPYLISKIIDDGIANSDLGVVWMWGGVLIVGAIFAFVAGIASSFFASFASQGFASDLRETLYDKVQSFSYSVFSRFATSSLITRMTGDVTQLQDTIFMSLRFMTRVPLVVVGSVVMAMVVNFKLGLLLALTVPLLLVFVLWIMRRAGAMFKNVQRKLDKVNSVIQENLTGIRLIRVFVRMKHENGRFAASSGKLMKNTVSALRLTETTMPFIMLVMNAAIVAVLWFGRADIASGSATVGEVVAVANYALRTIGALSAFSWIAVTFSRAGASAQRVKEVLDTQNGEIAAEERPVQASGTDAAVSGAAKTASARAEVPAMEGAVEFRNVSFRYPTSDIKVLENISFKIGAGKRVAIMGATGSGKSSLVQLIPHLYDRDQGTLTIDGRGIDDWDTGHLRRSIGYVPQEVLLFTGSIRENIAWGREDASFEEIEEAAKIAQIHETVEKLPNGYETRLGQRGVNLSGGQKQRLSIARALVRRPSILILDDSTSALDLATESRLLEALEDISCTTFLITQKISSTQAADLILLLDEGRLIAGGTHDELMRTSELYRHIYESQFEKGEALHA is encoded by the coding sequence ATGTCGTTAGTCTTTGCCTTTCTAAAGAAGTACCGTACCGCATCGCTGCTGGCGCTGCTGATGATGGTCATCGAGCTTGCCGTCGAGTTGGCGCAGCCTTACCTGATCTCGAAAATTATCGACGACGGGATCGCCAATTCGGACCTCGGCGTCGTCTGGATGTGGGGAGGCGTTCTGATCGTCGGTGCGATCTTCGCTTTTGTGGCCGGCATCGCCAGTTCCTTCTTCGCTTCGTTCGCAAGCCAGGGCTTCGCCAGCGATTTGCGGGAGACGCTGTACGATAAAGTGCAATCGTTTTCGTATTCCGTCTTCAGCCGCTTCGCCACCTCGTCGCTCATCACGCGCATGACCGGCGACGTGACGCAGCTGCAGGACACCATCTTCATGAGCCTGCGCTTCATGACCCGCGTGCCGCTCGTCGTCGTCGGCAGCGTCGTCATGGCGATGGTCGTCAACTTCAAGCTCGGGCTGCTGCTCGCGTTGACCGTGCCGCTGCTGCTCGTGTTCGTTCTGTGGATCATGCGCCGGGCCGGCGCCATGTTCAAGAACGTGCAGCGCAAGCTCGACAAGGTCAACAGCGTCATCCAGGAGAACCTGACCGGCATCCGCCTGATCCGCGTGTTCGTGCGCATGAAGCACGAGAACGGACGCTTCGCCGCTTCCAGCGGCAAGCTGATGAAGAACACGGTGTCCGCGCTGCGCCTGACCGAGACGACGATGCCGTTCATCATGCTCGTCATGAACGCCGCGATCGTCGCCGTGCTCTGGTTCGGCCGCGCGGATATCGCGTCCGGCAGCGCGACCGTCGGCGAAGTCGTCGCGGTCGCCAACTATGCGCTGCGCACGATCGGCGCATTGTCCGCCTTCTCGTGGATCGCGGTAACGTTCTCGCGTGCCGGCGCTTCGGCGCAGCGCGTGAAGGAAGTGCTCGATACGCAGAACGGCGAGATCGCGGCCGAAGAACGGCCGGTTCAGGCTTCCGGTACCGACGCGGCCGTTTCCGGCGCGGCGAAGACGGCCAGTGCGCGCGCCGAAGTGCCGGCGATGGAAGGCGCGGTCGAATTCCGCAACGTCTCGTTCAGGTATCCGACGAGCGATATCAAAGTGCTGGAGAATATCTCGTTCAAGATCGGCGCCGGCAAGCGCGTCGCGATCATGGGCGCGACCGGTTCCGGCAAATCGTCGCTCGTGCAGCTTATTCCCCATCTGTACGACCGCGATCAGGGCACGCTCACGATCGACGGCCGCGGCATCGACGACTGGGATACGGGGCATCTGCGCCGCAGCATCGGCTACGTGCCGCAGGAAGTGCTGCTGTTCACCGGCTCGATCCGCGAGAATATCGCCTGGGGCCGCGAAGACGCTTCGTTCGAAGAGATCGAAGAAGCGGCGAAGATCGCCCAGATTCACGAGACGGTCGAGAAGCTGCCAAACGGGTACGAGACCCGGCTCGGCCAGCGCGGCGTGAACCTGTCCGGCGGCCAGAAGCAGCGGCTGTCGATCGCCCGCGCCCTCGTGCGCCGTCCGTCGATCCTGATTCTCGACGACAGCACGAGCGCGCTCGATCTTGCGACCGAGAGTCGGCTGCTCGAAGCGCTGGAAGACATCTCGTGCACCACGTTCCTCATTACCCAGAAGATCAGCTCGACCCAGGCGGCGGACTTGATCCTGCTGCTGGACGAAGGACGGCTGATCGCCGGCGGCACGCATGACGAATTGATGCGGACGTCGGAACTGTACCGCCATATCTACGAATCCCAATTTGAAAAGGGGGAAGCGCTGCATGCCTAA